In one Brienomyrus brachyistius isolate T26 chromosome 7, BBRACH_0.4, whole genome shotgun sequence genomic region, the following are encoded:
- the LOC125746643 gene encoding patatin-like phospholipase domain-containing protein 7 isoform X7, whose product MRYIVTKSLCMESVTCYGDSEMEGEDAESCATYPLMLGAGIDIRTRLQQFVEERMQTTMLTGMVIGAAVAVSLIGIVVLFLYRKYKLSGQQQAGVPRYRFRKRDKVLFYGRKIMRKVQTLSSTPSSTSLSRQRSRKRTKVLTIARKILRIRKEPPTLQLKEPPPSLLEADLTEFDVQNSHLPSEVLYMLKNVRVLGHFEKPLFLELCRHMVSIELQEGEGLFRPGDQDDSIYVVQDGRLELCVLESDGTEVVVKEVLPGDSVHSLLSILDVITGYPAPYKTVSARAAARSAILRLPASAFQSVFRKYPETLVRVIQIIMVRLQRVTFLALHNYLGLTTELFSPESQAVPLVSVASVIAEGSPGRTMRRLHSLPATDDEVAQAEADTEKHGVPETSPAPQRKARSVSMPIDYSAGVAGKDLDMAYERARVTIDDPPSSPVIQKSILKKSVTMQQTPSAVFHYTDSGGRSDQVHPSKVNTIFQAAKKDLLGIIQLKDPSLLEGRVTLHQVKTGSVVAQQGDQDVSVQFVISGLLHVYQRMIDREEDTCLFHTHPGELVGQLAVLTGEPLIFTVRAHRDCTFLSISKIHFYEIMRVEPSVVLNVAHTVVRRMSPFVRQIDFALDWMAVEAGRAVYRQGDKSDSTFIVLSGRLRSVILKEDGKKELTGEYGRGDLIGVVEALTHQNRATTVHAVRDSELAKLPEGALSSIKRRYPQVVTRLIHLLGQKILQQVNGPLTARSLTLHTPGSKWDTGNPASNLSTVSILPVSDEVPLTAFALELQHALSAIGPTLLLTSDIIKQRLGAAALDNVHEYRLSSWLGQQEDIHRIVLYQSDSSLTPWTQRCIRQADCIIIVGLGEQDPTVGELERMLEGSAVRAQKQLVLLHREDGPSPQGTVDWLNMRSWISRHLHLSCPRRVFTKRSLPKLREMYQRVFQKPPNRHSDFSRLARVLTGNAIGLVLGGGGARGCSQVGIIRALKEAGIPIDLVGGTSIGSLMGALYAEDRSYSRMRVRAREWAMEMTSVFKKVLDLTYPVTSMFSGAAFNSGISSVFQSKQIEDLWIPYFNITTDISASTMRVHTDGSLWRYVRASMSLSGYLPPLCDPKDGHLLMDGGYINNLPADVARSMGAKVVIAIDVGSQDETHLTNYGDSLSGWWLLWKRFNPLAKKVKVGCPCAEHGGDPDAAGLCVLCEAAGGGEEQRLLRVYPASHRPLPHTGVRQVRRDRRACPCPRAPPNIHYRNGPSHLGRWATSTARPCLTCGAAVAWWRRC is encoded by the exons ATGCGCTACATCGTCACAAAAAGTCTTTGCATGGAAAGTGTCACCTGTTACGGTGACAGCG AAATGGAAGGTGAAGATGCAGAGAGCTGTGCCACATACCCG CTCATGCTGGGCGCCGGGATTGACATTCGAACACGGCTGCAGCAGTTTGTGGAGGAGAGGATGCAAACCACCATG TTGACAGGCATGGTGATCGGGGCAGCAGTGGCCGTGTCCCTCATCGGCATCGTGGTGCTGTTCCTCTACAGGAAATACAAGCTGTCTG GGCAGCAGCAGGCTGGCGTTCCTCGATATCGCTTCCGGAAGAGGGATAAGGTGCTGTTTTACGGCAGAAAGATCATGAGGAAG GTGCAGACTCTCTCTTCCACACCCTCGTCCACCTCTTTATCCCGCCAGCGTTCTCGGAAGAGAACCAAAGTCCTAACCATAGCTCGCAA GATCCTACGGATCCGAAAGGAGCCCCCCACCCTGCAGCTGAAGGAGCCGCCCCCCTCGCTGCTGGAGGCCGACCTGACCGAGTTTGATGTGCAGAACTCCCACCTCCCGTCTGAGGTGCTCTACATGCTGAAGAACGTCAG GGTGCTGGGTCACTTTGAGAAGCCGCTCTTCCTGGAACTGTGTCGTCACATGGTCTCCATAGAGCtgcaggagggcgagggcctCTTTCGGCCCGGGGACCAAGACGACAGCATATACGTGGTGCAGGACGGCCGCCTGGAGCTGTGCGTGCTTGAGAGT GATGGCACGGAGGTGGTGGTGAAGGAAGTGTTGCCAGGAGACAGCGTACACAGCCTTCTCAGCATCCTGGATGTTATCACC GGCTACCCGGCTCCCTATAAGACTGTATCGGCACGGGCAGCCGCCCGTTCCGCCATCCTGCGTCTCCCAGCCTCAGCTTTTCAGTCCGTCTTTAGGAAGTACCCGGAGACGCTTGTCCGAGTCATCCAG ATTATCATGGTACGCCTTCAGAGGGTTACCTTTCTGGCTCTGCACAACTACCTGGGTCTGACCACGGAGCTCTTCAGCCCG GAAAGCCAAGCTGTGCCCTTGGTGTCAGTGGCCAGCGTCATCGCCGAGGGCAGCCCGGGCCGAACCATGCGGCGGCTGCACTCCCTCCCTGCCACCGACGACGAGGTTGCCCAGGCGGAAGCAG ACACGGAAAAGCACGGCGTGCCGGAGACCTCACCGGCTCCCCAGCGGAAGGCCCGCTCCGTCTCCATGCCGATCGATTATTCCG CAGGGGTGGCTGGAAAGGACCTCGACATGGCTTATGAGCGCGCCAGGGTCACCATCGACGACCCGCCCTCCAGCCCTGTCATCCAGAAG TCAATCTTGAAGAAAAGCGTGACCATGCAGCAGACACCCTCTGCTGTGTTCCACTACACGGACAGTGGGGGGCGCTCTGACCAAGTCCATCCTAGTAAAGTTAACACGATCTTCCAGGCAGCCAAGAAGGACCTGTTGGGCATTATCCAGTTAAAG GACCCCAGCCTGCTAGAGGGCAGAGTGACGCTGCACCAGGTCAAAACCGGATCTGTGGTGGCCCAGCAGGGTGATCAG GACGTGAGCGTGCAGTTCGTGATCTCGGGCCTGCTGCACGTGTACCAGCGCATGATTGACCGTGAGGAGGACACGTGCCTGTTTCACACACACCCCGGCGAGCTGGTAGGCCAGCTAGCCGTGCTGACGGGCGAGCCGCTCATCTTCACGGTTCGCGCCCATCGCGACTGCACCTTTCTCTCCATCTCCAAGATCCACTTCTACGA GATCATGCGTGTGGAGCCCAGCGTGGTGCTGAACGTGGCTCACACGGTAGTGCGCCGGATGTCCCCCTTCGTGCGGCAGATCGACTTCGCCCTTGATTGGATGGCCGTGGAAGCTGGCAGGGCCGTCTACAG GCAGGGGGACAAGTCGGACAGCACCTTCATCGTCCTGAGCGGCCGGCTGCGCTCCGTCATCCTCAAGGAGGACGGCAAGAAGGAACTGACGGGGGAGTACGGTCGGGGCGACCTCATCGGAGTG GTGGAGGCTCTGACCCACCAGAACCGGGCCACCACAGTGCACGCGGTCCGGGACTCGGAGCTTGCCAAGCTTCCGGAAGGTGCCCTCAGCTCCATTAAGAGGAGGTACCCGCAG GTGGTGACCAGATTGATCCATCTGCTCGGGCAGAAGATTTTACAGCAGGTTAACGGTCCCctgacag CCCGCAGCCTCACCCTCCACACCCCAGGGAGTAAGTGGGACACAGGAAATCCCGCCTCCAACCTGTCCACTGTCTCcatcctgcctgtttctgatgAGGTTCCCCTGACCGCCTtcgccctggagctgcagcacgcgCTCAGTGCCATCG GACCCACCCTGCTCCTGACCAGTGACATCATCAAACAGCGCCTGGGAGCCGCAGCACTAGACAA TGTGCACGAGTACCGCCTGTCAAGCTGGCTGGGACAGCAGGAGGATATCCACCGCATCGTGCTCTACCAATCAGACAGCTCCCTCACACCCTGGACCCAGCGCTGCATCCGGCAGGCCGACTGCATCATTATCGTAGGGCTCGGCGAGCAGGATCCCACCGTGGGGGAG CTGGAGCGCATGCTAGAGGGAAGTGCGGTGAGAGCCCAAAAGCAGCTGGTCTTGCTGCACCGTGAGGATGGGCCGTCCCCCCAGGGCACCGTGGACTGGCTCAACATGCGCAGCTGGATCTCCAGGCACCTGCACCTGTCCTGCCCCCGCAGGGTGTTCACCAAGAGGAGCCTGCCCAAACTG AGGGAGATGTACCAGCGTGTCTTCCAGAAGCCCCCGAATCGCCACTCAGACTTCTCTCGGTTGGCTCGAGTCCTGACAGGCAACGCCATTGGTCTGGTGctggggggaggcggagccAG GGGCTGCTCCCAGGTGGGCATAATCCGTGCTTTGAAAGAGGCTGGGATCCCAATTGATCTTGTGGGTGGCACTTCCATTGGGTCCCTGATGGGGGCGCTCTATGCAGAAGATCGCAGCTACAGTCGCATGAGGGTCCGGGCGCGGGAATGGGCGATG GAAATGACCTCCGTCTTCAAAAAGGTGCTGGACCTCACCTACCCCGTCACCTCTATGTTCTCTGGTGCGGCCTTCAACTCCGGCATCTCGAGCGTCTTCCAGAGCAAGCAGATCGAG GATCTGTGGATCCCCTACTTCAACATCACCACGGACATCTCGGCCTCTACCATGAGGGTGCACACTGatg GCTCCCTGTGGCGATATGTGCGTGCCAGCATGTCCCTTTCGGGCTACTTGCCTCCCCTTTGCGACCCAAAAGACGGGCACCTGCTCATGGATGGGGGTTATATCAACAACCTGCCAG CGGATGTGGCGCGGTCCATGGGCGCCAAGGTCGTGATCGCCATCGACGTGGGCAGCCAGGACGAGACCCACCTCACCAACTATGGTGACTCCCTGTCAGGCTGGTGGCTTCTTTGGAAACGTTTCAACCCCCTTGCCAAGAAAGTGAAGGTGGGGTGTCCAT GTGCTGAACATGGCGGAGATCCAGACGCGGCTGGCCTATGTGTGTTGTgtgaggcagctggaggtggtgaAGAACAGCGATTACTGCGAGTATATCCGGCCTCCCATCGACCGCTACCGCACACTGGAGTTCGCCAAGTTCGACGAGATCGCCGTGCGTGTCCCTGCCCTCGTGCACCACCGAATATCCACTACAGAAATGGGCCTTCACATCTGGG GAGGTGGGCTACCAGCACGGCAAGACCGTGTTTGACGTGTGGTGCCGCAGTGGCGTGGTGGAGAAGATGCTGA
- the LOC125746643 gene encoding patatin-like phospholipase domain-containing protein 7 isoform X1 → MRYIVTKSLCMESVTCYGDSEMEGEDAESCATYPLMLGAGIDIRTRLQQFVEERMQTTMLTGMVIGAAVAVSLIGIVVLFLYRKYKLSGQQQAGVPRYRFRKRDKVLFYGRKIMRKVQTLSSTPSSTSLSRQRSRKRTKVLTIARKILRIRKEPPTLQLKEPPPSLLEADLTEFDVQNSHLPSEVLYMLKNVRVLGHFEKPLFLELCRHMVSIELQEGEGLFRPGDQDDSIYVVQDGRLELCVLESDGTEVVVKEVLPGDSVHSLLSILDVITGYPAPYKTVSARAAARSAILRLPASAFQSVFRKYPETLVRVIQIIMVRLQRVTFLALHNYLGLTTELFSPESQAVPLVSVASVIAEGSPGRTMRRLHSLPATDDEVAQAEADTEKHGVPETSPAPQRKARSVSMPIDYSAGVAGKDLDMAYERARVTIDDPPSSPVIQKSILKKSVTMQQTPSAVFHYTDSGGRSDQVHPSKVNTIFQAAKKDLLGIIQLKDPSLLEGRVTLHQVKTGSVVAQQGDQDVSVQFVISGLLHVYQRMIDREEDTCLFHTHPGELVGQLAVLTGEPLIFTVRAHRDCTFLSISKIHFYEIMRVEPSVVLNVAHTVVRRMSPFVRQIDFALDWMAVEAGRAVYRQGDKSDSTFIVLSGRLRSVILKEDGKKELTGEYGRGDLIGVVEALTHQNRATTVHAVRDSELAKLPEGALSSIKRRYPQVVTRLIHLLGQKILQQVNGPLTARSLTLHTPGSKWDTGNPASNLSTVSILPVSDEVPLTAFALELQHALSAIGPTLLLTSDIIKQRLGAAALDNVHEYRLSSWLGQQEDIHRIVLYQSDSSLTPWTQRCIRQADCIIIVGLGEQDPTVGELERMLEGSAVRAQKQLVLLHREDGPSPQGTVDWLNMRSWISRHLHLSCPRRVFTKRSLPKLREMYQRVFQKPPNRHSDFSRLARVLTGNAIGLVLGGGGARGCSQVGIIRALKEAGIPIDLVGGTSIGSLMGALYAEDRSYSRMRVRAREWAMEMTSVFKKVLDLTYPVTSMFSGAAFNSGISSVFQSKQIEDLWIPYFNITTDISASTMRVHTDGSLWRYVRASMSLSGYLPPLCDPKDGHLLMDGGYINNLPADVARSMGAKVVIAIDVGSQDETHLTNYGDSLSGWWLLWKRFNPLAKKVKVLNMAEIQTRLAYVCCVRQLEVVKNSDYCEYIRPPIDRYRTLEFAKFDEIAEVGYQHGKTVFDVWCRSGVVEKMLKDRHQEDFRNTKSNNVVTCPNASFTDLAEIVSRIEPVKQVVVDEESDYQTDYEEEAVESALSDIELPNHHSEHTEGEETIDSDDESEIRQRRRPNQSTRNVSL, encoded by the exons ATGCGCTACATCGTCACAAAAAGTCTTTGCATGGAAAGTGTCACCTGTTACGGTGACAGCG AAATGGAAGGTGAAGATGCAGAGAGCTGTGCCACATACCCG CTCATGCTGGGCGCCGGGATTGACATTCGAACACGGCTGCAGCAGTTTGTGGAGGAGAGGATGCAAACCACCATG TTGACAGGCATGGTGATCGGGGCAGCAGTGGCCGTGTCCCTCATCGGCATCGTGGTGCTGTTCCTCTACAGGAAATACAAGCTGTCTG GGCAGCAGCAGGCTGGCGTTCCTCGATATCGCTTCCGGAAGAGGGATAAGGTGCTGTTTTACGGCAGAAAGATCATGAGGAAG GTGCAGACTCTCTCTTCCACACCCTCGTCCACCTCTTTATCCCGCCAGCGTTCTCGGAAGAGAACCAAAGTCCTAACCATAGCTCGCAA GATCCTACGGATCCGAAAGGAGCCCCCCACCCTGCAGCTGAAGGAGCCGCCCCCCTCGCTGCTGGAGGCCGACCTGACCGAGTTTGATGTGCAGAACTCCCACCTCCCGTCTGAGGTGCTCTACATGCTGAAGAACGTCAG GGTGCTGGGTCACTTTGAGAAGCCGCTCTTCCTGGAACTGTGTCGTCACATGGTCTCCATAGAGCtgcaggagggcgagggcctCTTTCGGCCCGGGGACCAAGACGACAGCATATACGTGGTGCAGGACGGCCGCCTGGAGCTGTGCGTGCTTGAGAGT GATGGCACGGAGGTGGTGGTGAAGGAAGTGTTGCCAGGAGACAGCGTACACAGCCTTCTCAGCATCCTGGATGTTATCACC GGCTACCCGGCTCCCTATAAGACTGTATCGGCACGGGCAGCCGCCCGTTCCGCCATCCTGCGTCTCCCAGCCTCAGCTTTTCAGTCCGTCTTTAGGAAGTACCCGGAGACGCTTGTCCGAGTCATCCAG ATTATCATGGTACGCCTTCAGAGGGTTACCTTTCTGGCTCTGCACAACTACCTGGGTCTGACCACGGAGCTCTTCAGCCCG GAAAGCCAAGCTGTGCCCTTGGTGTCAGTGGCCAGCGTCATCGCCGAGGGCAGCCCGGGCCGAACCATGCGGCGGCTGCACTCCCTCCCTGCCACCGACGACGAGGTTGCCCAGGCGGAAGCAG ACACGGAAAAGCACGGCGTGCCGGAGACCTCACCGGCTCCCCAGCGGAAGGCCCGCTCCGTCTCCATGCCGATCGATTATTCCG CAGGGGTGGCTGGAAAGGACCTCGACATGGCTTATGAGCGCGCCAGGGTCACCATCGACGACCCGCCCTCCAGCCCTGTCATCCAGAAG TCAATCTTGAAGAAAAGCGTGACCATGCAGCAGACACCCTCTGCTGTGTTCCACTACACGGACAGTGGGGGGCGCTCTGACCAAGTCCATCCTAGTAAAGTTAACACGATCTTCCAGGCAGCCAAGAAGGACCTGTTGGGCATTATCCAGTTAAAG GACCCCAGCCTGCTAGAGGGCAGAGTGACGCTGCACCAGGTCAAAACCGGATCTGTGGTGGCCCAGCAGGGTGATCAG GACGTGAGCGTGCAGTTCGTGATCTCGGGCCTGCTGCACGTGTACCAGCGCATGATTGACCGTGAGGAGGACACGTGCCTGTTTCACACACACCCCGGCGAGCTGGTAGGCCAGCTAGCCGTGCTGACGGGCGAGCCGCTCATCTTCACGGTTCGCGCCCATCGCGACTGCACCTTTCTCTCCATCTCCAAGATCCACTTCTACGA GATCATGCGTGTGGAGCCCAGCGTGGTGCTGAACGTGGCTCACACGGTAGTGCGCCGGATGTCCCCCTTCGTGCGGCAGATCGACTTCGCCCTTGATTGGATGGCCGTGGAAGCTGGCAGGGCCGTCTACAG GCAGGGGGACAAGTCGGACAGCACCTTCATCGTCCTGAGCGGCCGGCTGCGCTCCGTCATCCTCAAGGAGGACGGCAAGAAGGAACTGACGGGGGAGTACGGTCGGGGCGACCTCATCGGAGTG GTGGAGGCTCTGACCCACCAGAACCGGGCCACCACAGTGCACGCGGTCCGGGACTCGGAGCTTGCCAAGCTTCCGGAAGGTGCCCTCAGCTCCATTAAGAGGAGGTACCCGCAG GTGGTGACCAGATTGATCCATCTGCTCGGGCAGAAGATTTTACAGCAGGTTAACGGTCCCctgacag CCCGCAGCCTCACCCTCCACACCCCAGGGAGTAAGTGGGACACAGGAAATCCCGCCTCCAACCTGTCCACTGTCTCcatcctgcctgtttctgatgAGGTTCCCCTGACCGCCTtcgccctggagctgcagcacgcgCTCAGTGCCATCG GACCCACCCTGCTCCTGACCAGTGACATCATCAAACAGCGCCTGGGAGCCGCAGCACTAGACAA TGTGCACGAGTACCGCCTGTCAAGCTGGCTGGGACAGCAGGAGGATATCCACCGCATCGTGCTCTACCAATCAGACAGCTCCCTCACACCCTGGACCCAGCGCTGCATCCGGCAGGCCGACTGCATCATTATCGTAGGGCTCGGCGAGCAGGATCCCACCGTGGGGGAG CTGGAGCGCATGCTAGAGGGAAGTGCGGTGAGAGCCCAAAAGCAGCTGGTCTTGCTGCACCGTGAGGATGGGCCGTCCCCCCAGGGCACCGTGGACTGGCTCAACATGCGCAGCTGGATCTCCAGGCACCTGCACCTGTCCTGCCCCCGCAGGGTGTTCACCAAGAGGAGCCTGCCCAAACTG AGGGAGATGTACCAGCGTGTCTTCCAGAAGCCCCCGAATCGCCACTCAGACTTCTCTCGGTTGGCTCGAGTCCTGACAGGCAACGCCATTGGTCTGGTGctggggggaggcggagccAG GGGCTGCTCCCAGGTGGGCATAATCCGTGCTTTGAAAGAGGCTGGGATCCCAATTGATCTTGTGGGTGGCACTTCCATTGGGTCCCTGATGGGGGCGCTCTATGCAGAAGATCGCAGCTACAGTCGCATGAGGGTCCGGGCGCGGGAATGGGCGATG GAAATGACCTCCGTCTTCAAAAAGGTGCTGGACCTCACCTACCCCGTCACCTCTATGTTCTCTGGTGCGGCCTTCAACTCCGGCATCTCGAGCGTCTTCCAGAGCAAGCAGATCGAG GATCTGTGGATCCCCTACTTCAACATCACCACGGACATCTCGGCCTCTACCATGAGGGTGCACACTGatg GCTCCCTGTGGCGATATGTGCGTGCCAGCATGTCCCTTTCGGGCTACTTGCCTCCCCTTTGCGACCCAAAAGACGGGCACCTGCTCATGGATGGGGGTTATATCAACAACCTGCCAG CGGATGTGGCGCGGTCCATGGGCGCCAAGGTCGTGATCGCCATCGACGTGGGCAGCCAGGACGAGACCCACCTCACCAACTATGGTGACTCCCTGTCAGGCTGGTGGCTTCTTTGGAAACGTTTCAACCCCCTTGCCAAGAAAGTGAAG GTGCTGAACATGGCGGAGATCCAGACGCGGCTGGCCTATGTGTGTTGTgtgaggcagctggaggtggtgaAGAACAGCGATTACTGCGAGTATATCCGGCCTCCCATCGACCGCTACCGCACACTGGAGTTCGCCAAGTTCGACGAGATCGCC GAGGTGGGCTACCAGCACGGCAAGACCGTGTTTGACGTGTGGTGCCGCAGTGGCGTGGTGGAGAAGATGCTGAAGGACAGGCACCAGGAAGATTTCCGCAACACCAAGAGTAACAAC GTGGTAACCTGTCCCAACGCCTCCTTCACTGACCTGGCGGAGATCGTGTCCCGCATTGAGCCAGTGAAGCAGGTGGTCGTTGATG aagagtCAGATTACCAGACTGACTATGAGGAAGAGGCAGTGGAGAGTGCCCTCTCCGATATAGAGCTACCCAATCACCACAGCGAGCACACAGAGGGGGAGGAGACCATAGACTCA GATGATGAATCGGAGATTCGACAGAGACGGAGGCCTAACCAATCCACAAGAAATGTCAGCTTGTAG